The following coding sequences lie in one Armatimonadota bacterium genomic window:
- a CDS encoding kelch repeat-containing protein: MRRMVTCSIFFCLLSSAHGSIEWQNGPMLPTARDRLGSGVVGNLFIIAGGAYWKNAEKRYYSDTIAYSSKTGKWVRLAYLPKAGAYGASAVMHDNRGNEQLLIAGGSNESGAYANCFRLVKERGKFQWKQLPPLPKPLTGASAAVIGNKFYVFGGASNMDEEGIRTACPTLLELRFDNHMVPENRWREIILPNAPSPRIGAAVASCGKQLFVFGGYGVQADGMLGNFNDAYVLDFSKPGTRLWKRIANLPIPVRWASAIALDSNNIGIFGGYGEYFLDKSFIYNIEKDTYRIDSPIPKATAIMASGVSRDGIIFLAGGEDEPKHRSASLFLGRWKPD, encoded by the coding sequence ATGAGAAGAATGGTAACCTGCTCAATTTTCTTCTGCTTGCTTTCTTCGGCACATGGGTCCATCGAGTGGCAGAATGGTCCAATGTTGCCCACTGCACGCGATAGACTTGGCTCAGGAGTAGTAGGCAACCTGTTCATAATTGCGGGAGGAGCATATTGGAAAAATGCGGAAAAACGGTACTACTCCGATACAATAGCCTACTCCTCAAAGACAGGCAAATGGGTTCGCCTTGCTTACCTTCCAAAAGCTGGTGCTTACGGAGCAAGCGCAGTTATGCATGACAATCGTGGCAACGAACAGCTATTAATCGCAGGCGGCTCAAATGAAAGCGGCGCATACGCGAACTGTTTCCGACTGGTTAAAGAAAGGGGGAAATTTCAATGGAAGCAGCTCCCCCCACTGCCCAAGCCGCTCACTGGAGCCTCTGCCGCTGTTATTGGAAATAAGTTCTATGTGTTCGGTGGAGCATCGAACATGGATGAAGAAGGAATCCGCACCGCTTGTCCTACTCTCCTCGAGCTTAGATTCGATAATCATATGGTCCCAGAAAATCGGTGGCGCGAAATTATACTTCCAAATGCCCCATCACCGAGAATAGGAGCGGCAGTTGCATCATGTGGGAAACAACTCTTTGTTTTCGGAGGGTATGGCGTGCAAGCAGACGGCATGCTCGGCAACTTTAATGACGCGTATGTTCTGGATTTCTCCAAACCAGGGACTCGTTTATGGAAGCGAATTGCTAATTTGCCAATCCCAGTCAGATGGGCAAGCGCAATTGCGCTGGACTCCAATAACATTGGAATCTTTGGAGGATATGGCGAATACTTTCTCGACAAATCTTTTATTTACAATATAGAAAAAGATACTTATCGCATTGACTCACCAATCCCCAAAGCAACAGCCATAATGGCATCAGGCGTTAGTAGGGATGGAATTATTTTCCTGGCAGGCGGTGAAGACGAACCTAAGCATCGGTCAGCATCGTTATTTCTTGGCCGATGGAAACCAGACTAA